A single region of the Myxococcales bacterium genome encodes:
- a CDS encoding OmpA family protein, translating into MPDFAARRCFERRLLVVLFLLLGAVSGFAPSLAHAQNGRLNQGGMDLHLFRPAVDSKGHFSVNGSEILGHLDYSFGLVLDGGFGILPYRGFINDASRSAANAEREDRIVDTVLTGTFHLNLGLWNFLVLGVQLPVQGVGGSNVTVPGVYNDGGRGLDYQGLGNIALHAKARLLRSDRDAIGLAALLHVGFPTGSPEEYAGDPGVTLWPSLAVEWWPVRPVRLGVNVGYRFISGEGAKFPIAGRADPSATNAISAAITDAGDPLTYDDLITFGVGASFRIFPPVDLVAEFYGNQIYNEIGERGSLAMETVGGLKIFVERNSYLMLGGGIGIPNDGFSAPKARAIVGFVFEPSVRDRDGDGIKDDIDKCPDEPEDFDGFEDEDGCPDPDNDKDGILDVDDDCPLIPEDMDGDEDQDGCPEGEDGDRDGDGILDSVDACPDEPEDFDGFEDEDGCPDPDNDKDGILDKDDLCPNDPEDKDGFEDQDGCPDVDNDKDRILDVDDTCPNKPETYNGFEDEDGCPDKGDVIVEENRILILQKIYFETNSAEIQKRSIPIVDALAATLVGNPQIRLIEIQGHADERSSDAYNIRLTKARAASVREALVNRGVAPGRMRSAGYGERCPVDPSHNEAAWEKNRRVEFKILETDQGPTKVQVVCPAGRSLTPK; encoded by the coding sequence ATGCCCGATTTTGCAGCGCGACGCTGCTTTGAGCGACGCCTTCTTGTAGTTCTTTTCCTCTTGCTAGGGGCGGTGTCGGGCTTTGCCCCTTCTCTGGCTCACGCTCAGAATGGCAGGCTCAACCAAGGTGGGATGGATCTCCATTTATTTCGTCCAGCGGTCGACTCCAAGGGACATTTTTCAGTCAACGGCAGCGAAATTCTAGGTCATCTCGATTACAGCTTCGGCCTCGTGCTCGACGGAGGCTTTGGCATTTTGCCGTATCGCGGCTTTATCAACGACGCGAGTCGGTCCGCTGCCAATGCCGAAAGAGAAGATCGCATTGTAGATACCGTCCTCACGGGCACCTTTCACCTGAACCTCGGATTGTGGAACTTTTTGGTGCTGGGTGTGCAGCTACCCGTACAAGGGGTAGGGGGGTCCAATGTCACGGTGCCTGGCGTCTATAATGACGGCGGCCGAGGGCTCGACTACCAGGGCCTTGGCAACATCGCGCTTCATGCCAAGGCGCGTCTTTTACGCTCCGACCGGGATGCCATTGGTCTAGCGGCCCTGTTGCACGTGGGCTTCCCCACCGGCTCTCCCGAAGAGTATGCAGGCGACCCCGGGGTGACCCTGTGGCCAAGCCTTGCTGTCGAATGGTGGCCGGTGCGTCCCGTTAGGCTTGGCGTCAATGTCGGATATCGATTTATTTCGGGCGAAGGAGCGAAATTCCCGATTGCCGGGCGGGCCGATCCGAGCGCCACAAATGCCATCAGTGCTGCAATCACCGATGCCGGCGATCCGCTCACGTACGACGACTTGATCACATTCGGGGTGGGCGCGAGCTTTCGGATTTTCCCCCCCGTCGATCTGGTGGCTGAGTTCTACGGCAACCAGATCTATAACGAGATTGGGGAACGCGGCTCACTGGCGATGGAAACGGTGGGCGGCCTGAAAATCTTTGTCGAGCGCAACAGCTATTTGATGCTTGGCGGCGGAATTGGGATTCCCAACGATGGTTTTTCCGCGCCCAAGGCCCGTGCCATCGTGGGTTTCGTGTTCGAGCCCTCCGTCAGGGACCGGGACGGCGATGGGATTAAAGACGACATCGATAAATGTCCCGACGAGCCCGAGGACTTCGATGGCTTTGAGGACGAGGATGGCTGCCCTGATCCCGACAACGACAAAGACGGCATCTTGGATGTCGATGACGATTGCCCCCTCATCCCCGAGGACATGGATGGCGATGAGGACCAAGACGGCTGTCCCGAGGGTGAAGACGGCGATCGCGACGGCGACGGCATCCTCGATAGCGTAGATGCATGCCCAGACGAGCCCGAGGACTTCGATGGCTTTGAGGACGAGGATGGCTGCCCTGATCCCGACAACGACAAAGACGGCATCCTCGACAAGGACGACTTGTGTCCCAACGATCCCGAGGACAAAGATGGCTTTGAAGACCAGGACGGCTGCCCTGACGTCGATAACGACAAAGACCGCATTCTCGATGTGGACGACACGTGTCCGAATAAGCCGGAAACCTACAATGGTTTCGAAGACGAAGACGGCTGCCCTGACAAGGGTGACGTGATTGTCGAGGAGAACCGCATTCTAATCCTGCAAAAGATTTACTTTGAAACCAACAGCGCAGAGATCCAAAAGCGAAGTATCCCCATTGTTGATGCTCTTGCGGCAACATTGGTGGGCAACCCACAGATCCGCCTGATAGAGATTCAAGGTCACGCCGATGAGCGTTCAAGCGATGCCTACAACATCCGCCTGACCAAAGCGCGTGCTGCATCCGTGCGAGAAGCGCTAGTGAATCGCGGCGTGGCTCCCGGCCGCATGCGGAGTGCGGGTTATGGTGAACGTTGCCCCGTCGATCCAAGTCATAATGAAGCGGCGTGGGAGAAGAATCGCCGGGTGGAGTTCAAGATACTAGAGACGGATCAGGGGCCGACCAAAGTTCAAGTGGTGTGCCCTGCGGGCCGCAGTCTGACGCCGAAGTAG
- a CDS encoding HAD hydrolase family protein codes for MVLRFASVGLLAMDLDGTLTDARTCWQGSDIGWVQYYSVRDGEAILRMTARGLPVVPVSANTTRSACERMQLLGLPTKWLGTEDKPSAVIDISRTYDIPLNRICYVGDGLGDCAVFTMVGLACAVSDAHPEALRQAHFVTKARGGARVLEEIEQLIFHANP; via the coding sequence GTGGTGTTGAGGTTTGCCAGTGTGGGACTCTTAGCGATGGACCTCGACGGCACGTTGACCGATGCACGTACCTGTTGGCAGGGAAGTGATATTGGTTGGGTGCAATACTATAGCGTACGCGATGGAGAGGCCATCTTGCGCATGACTGCACGCGGGCTACCTGTCGTCCCCGTGTCGGCCAACACCACCCGGTCCGCCTGCGAGCGCATGCAGCTTTTGGGACTTCCCACCAAGTGGTTGGGTACTGAAGATAAACCCTCAGCCGTGATCGATATTTCACGCACTTATGATATTCCCCTAAACCGCATCTGCTATGTGGGCGACGGATTGGGTGACTGTGCTGTGTTTACCATGGTGGGATTGGCGTGCGCGGTCTCTGATGCGCATCCCGAAGCGCTGCGCCAGGCGCATTTTGTCACCAAGGCTCGGGGAGGTGCTCGCGTGTTAGAGGAGATTGAGCAGCTTATTTTTCATGCCAATCCTTAA
- a CDS encoding sodium-dependent transporter has translation MHLDSPPRAPIAPSTREGWGSRLGFLLAAVGSAVGLGNMWRFPYRTSEGGGAAFVLLYIVMTLMIGLPLITAEFVIGRRSKQSPIGAIVAAGGQRWRPLGYLFVLIGFTILAYYSVITGWTLRYSVESLFTGFPSDTQGHFDAISTGHGALGYHALAMAIAVAVVSGGVKGGIERASMILMPVLFLLLAGLAIWAGGLKGGQAGYQFYLQVDFRELLSLQTLAAAAGQAFFSLSIGMGAMLTYASYLSGGESLPGAAASIATADFLVAFVAGLVVFPMIFAFGLEGQLGESAIGALFIGLPKAFASMGGAGRVVGFMFFSTLAVGALTSGISLLEVVTSSVIDMRAYSRRKAALLTGGVCLLVGVPSAYSGDVLAAMDHLAGNVLLVIGSLALSILVGWRLPDAVSEMASGFHGPRKLLVGWLWTLRILVPFVLFFVLLQTLSNAWSSVHSFF, from the coding sequence ATGCACCTCGATTCGCCCCCCCGTGCCCCAATTGCACCATCTACACGAGAGGGTTGGGGGAGCCGCCTCGGATTCTTGCTGGCGGCGGTAGGATCGGCGGTTGGCCTCGGGAATATGTGGCGGTTCCCTTACCGTACCTCTGAGGGGGGAGGGGCGGCGTTCGTTTTGCTTTACATTGTGATGACCTTGATGATTGGGCTCCCGCTGATCACGGCAGAATTTGTCATCGGCCGCCGCAGCAAACAAAGCCCTATCGGCGCCATTGTCGCCGCCGGCGGCCAGAGATGGCGTCCGCTGGGTTATCTTTTTGTGCTGATCGGATTCACCATTTTGGCCTACTACTCTGTCATCACCGGTTGGACGCTTCGGTATAGCGTGGAGTCCCTCTTTACGGGTTTCCCGAGTGACACCCAGGGGCACTTCGATGCCATTTCTACCGGGCACGGCGCACTCGGCTACCACGCGCTCGCCATGGCGATCGCCGTGGCGGTTGTATCAGGAGGCGTGAAGGGGGGCATCGAGCGCGCCTCGATGATACTCATGCCTGTGCTGTTTTTGCTCTTGGCGGGGCTGGCGATATGGGCAGGCGGGCTAAAAGGGGGACAGGCTGGCTACCAGTTTTACCTCCAGGTGGATTTTAGAGAATTGCTGTCCTTACAAACGCTGGCCGCAGCCGCGGGGCAGGCTTTTTTTAGTCTAAGTATTGGTATGGGCGCCATGCTCACATATGCGAGCTACCTCTCAGGGGGCGAGAGCTTACCGGGAGCGGCCGCCTCTATCGCCACGGCCGACTTCCTGGTCGCGTTCGTCGCCGGCTTGGTTGTTTTTCCGATGATCTTTGCATTTGGCCTTGAAGGCCAACTCGGCGAGAGTGCCATCGGCGCCCTCTTCATTGGGCTTCCCAAAGCCTTCGCCTCGATGGGCGGAGCGGGCCGTGTCGTCGGCTTTATGTTTTTCTCGACACTTGCCGTGGGCGCCCTTACCTCGGGCATTTCTTTACTAGAAGTGGTGACTTCCAGCGTCATCGACATGCGCGCATACAGCAGAAGGAAGGCAGCGTTGCTCACAGGTGGCGTGTGTTTACTGGTGGGTGTTCCTTCGGCATACAGTGGCGATGTCCTTGCCGCAATGGATCATCTTGCCGGCAACGTCTTATTGGTTATTGGATCCTTAGCACTGAGCATCCTCGTGGGCTGGCGATTGCCCGATGCGGTATCGGAAATGGCATCTGGCTTTCATGGGCCACGGAAGCTCCTTGTGGGTTGGCTGTGGACCTTGCGCATTTTGGTGCCCTTTGTCCTGTTTTTCGTATTGCTTCAGACCCTCTCCAACGCATGGAGCAGCGTTCACTCGTTCTTCTAG
- a CDS encoding VWA domain-containing protein — translation MRIRLVLYAFAAFLWLGCSDARPSPPTLPDSGPDIEPGDTKTPDVLSPSDARGPEPKLPDADTEIVLAYGAPSTLFGLDATADPSAADVVFLIDTTSSFREEIDNLQRDMTRVVIPGIRARVPNSSFGVAAFEDFPAADFGSSTDRPFTLETAVTSSLSSVEQAVAKLDDPLGHGGDYPESGLEALWQLSTGDGFVHQGQTLVAPYSGHALVGGGTLGGAGFRQGALHIVILATDALFHTPSDYEDTFSGVHGLPEAIAAMNALDIFAVSMVSDPEVRGDPAYIAVATHAVMAPIDEACPTGLNGQTHPPLAGVCPLVFDIKSNGSGTSSTLVDAVVALVNSLEFQEVHAEIIDDPLGFVRSVEASSATVPFGIPMPGREDRQPPFDGVFDTFVEVGAGVTLRFEVNLKNDLLPSAPDYPHIFRVPIEVVGDGIVLSRTTLRIIVPAMPSNDGGVDDIDGGP, via the coding sequence ATGCGTATCAGGCTGGTTCTCTACGCGTTCGCAGCGTTCCTGTGGCTCGGCTGCTCAGATGCGCGTCCATCACCGCCTACACTGCCCGACAGCGGCCCCGATATCGAACCTGGGGACACCAAAACACCCGATGTGCTTTCCCCGTCGGATGCCCGCGGCCCCGAGCCGAAACTACCGGATGCAGACACCGAAATCGTGCTGGCCTATGGCGCCCCCAGTACACTGTTTGGCCTGGATGCCACAGCTGACCCGTCGGCGGCGGATGTCGTCTTTCTGATCGATACCACAAGCAGCTTTCGCGAGGAGATCGACAACCTGCAGCGGGATATGACACGCGTGGTCATCCCGGGCATACGTGCCAGGGTGCCCAACTCTTCTTTTGGCGTCGCGGCATTCGAGGATTTCCCCGCGGCTGACTTCGGAAGCAGCACCGACCGTCCCTTCACGCTCGAGACGGCCGTAACGAGTAGTCTCAGCAGCGTCGAGCAAGCAGTTGCCAAGCTTGACGACCCCTTGGGACATGGCGGCGATTATCCAGAATCCGGCCTTGAGGCGTTGTGGCAACTGAGCACGGGTGACGGATTTGTCCATCAAGGGCAGACACTCGTCGCGCCGTACAGTGGTCACGCGCTTGTAGGAGGCGGCACGCTCGGAGGCGCAGGTTTTCGCCAGGGCGCGTTGCACATCGTGATATTGGCCACAGACGCCCTCTTTCATACACCGTCCGATTATGAGGATACGTTTTCTGGCGTGCATGGGTTACCCGAGGCTATCGCGGCCATGAACGCACTTGACATCTTTGCTGTCAGCATGGTCAGTGATCCCGAGGTGCGGGGGGATCCGGCATATATCGCGGTGGCCACCCATGCGGTAATGGCCCCTATCGATGAAGCATGTCCCACGGGATTGAACGGGCAAACCCATCCACCATTGGCCGGCGTGTGCCCCTTGGTTTTTGACATCAAAAGCAACGGTTCTGGGACCTCGAGTACGCTCGTCGATGCCGTCGTGGCACTCGTTAATAGCTTAGAATTCCAAGAAGTGCATGCAGAGATTATCGACGATCCCCTAGGATTTGTACGGTCGGTTGAAGCAAGCTCGGCGACGGTTCCCTTCGGGATCCCGATGCCCGGGCGGGAAGATCGCCAGCCGCCGTTTGACGGGGTATTCGACACCTTTGTCGAGGTCGGCGCGGGTGTCACTCTCCGGTTCGAGGTAAACCTGAAGAACGATTTACTTCCATCGGCCCCGGATTACCCCCACATATTTCGGGTGCCCATCGAGGTCGTGGGCGATGGCATCGTCTTATCACGCACGACGCTTCGTATTATTGTTCCCGCCATGCCAAGCAATGACGGCGGTGTGGATGACATCGATGGCGGCCCCTAA
- a CDS encoding PDZ domain-containing protein → MGLLLWMGGAQCASNHWQGGIHAKLRFSQSHGLRVVHVPDTGPAALAGLRQGDRIVDVDGEAVEHLTLKQVVSRLRGSVGSHVELRIERNGRQRSIRIERAPYDDRALL, encoded by the coding sequence ATGGGATTGCTGTTGTGGATGGGCGGCGCGCAGTGTGCCAGCAACCATTGGCAAGGCGGCATTCATGCCAAGCTGAGGTTCTCCCAATCTCACGGGTTGCGGGTAGTCCATGTGCCCGATACAGGCCCGGCGGCTCTGGCGGGCCTAAGACAGGGCGATCGCATTGTGGACGTCGACGGGGAAGCCGTGGAGCATCTTACGCTTAAGCAAGTCGTCTCCCGTTTGCGCGGATCTGTCGGCAGTCATGTGGAGCTGCGTATCGAGCGCAACGGGAGGCAGCGGTCAATACGCATTGAACGCGCCCCCTATGACGACCGAGCCTTGTTGTAG
- a CDS encoding anhydro-N-acetylmuramic acid kinase, whose protein sequence is MPILNPLFSMSQKKERLLIGLMSGMSMDGVDVALVRISGAYPELNIAVIETDYSPYSPALHQRLCDARTASVHEVCMLNVDLAEVFGRSVNQFLIKNRLDARAIDAIGSHGQTLVHIPPHGQNGSSLQIGSPSVIAHITGILTVGNFRQRDMAVGGQGAPLVPLAEYLLFAKEPKPLALHNLGSISNLTVLTVDRESTLAFDTGPANQWIDSLAARIPGNTSGIDFNGQFSRGGRIERELLATWLSHPFFLKPPPKSAGYESFGDMLLGPNAAHVPLIDVLRTAVEMCALSVADAYQRFVLPRWPGLAQVFVSGGGVHNRTLMLALRHHLSTIGLKLCTHQDPRLTDAKEAVAFAILAHETLCGRPGTIPAATGAQRAVICGEIAPGSEMRLETP, encoded by the coding sequence ATGCCAATCCTTAATCCTCTGTTTTCAATGTCACAAAAAAAAGAGCGCCTGCTCATTGGGCTGATGTCCGGGATGAGCATGGACGGGGTTGACGTCGCACTGGTTCGCATTTCAGGCGCTTATCCCGAGCTCAACATTGCGGTTATTGAGACCGATTATTCGCCGTACAGCCCGGCCCTGCACCAGAGGCTTTGTGATGCCCGGACTGCTTCAGTGCACGAAGTATGTATGCTTAACGTCGATTTGGCGGAGGTTTTTGGCCGGAGCGTAAACCAGTTCCTCATCAAAAACCGTCTCGATGCACGCGCTATCGACGCCATTGGCAGCCACGGTCAAACACTGGTTCACATCCCGCCCCACGGACAGAACGGCTCAAGCCTGCAGATCGGCTCTCCATCGGTGATCGCTCACATCACAGGGATCCTTACCGTGGGCAACTTTCGCCAAAGGGATATGGCTGTTGGCGGTCAAGGCGCGCCCTTGGTCCCTTTGGCCGAGTACCTGTTGTTTGCCAAGGAACCCAAACCTTTGGCGCTACACAATCTTGGCAGCATATCCAATCTCACCGTGCTGACGGTTGACAGGGAATCCACACTGGCGTTTGACACCGGCCCAGCCAATCAGTGGATCGACAGCTTGGCTGCGCGAATCCCCGGCAATACATCCGGCATAGATTTCAACGGGCAGTTTTCCCGCGGTGGACGAATCGAACGAGAACTCCTCGCCACATGGCTGTCACATCCGTTTTTTCTTAAGCCGCCGCCCAAGAGCGCTGGATATGAGTCGTTTGGAGATATGCTGCTCGGGCCGAACGCTGCCCATGTTCCTTTGATCGATGTCCTGCGTACAGCGGTTGAGATGTGTGCGCTGAGCGTGGCCGATGCGTATCAGAGGTTCGTTCTGCCACGCTGGCCCGGTTTGGCCCAGGTATTTGTCAGCGGCGGGGGCGTGCATAATCGCACCTTAATGCTTGCCCTGCGCCATCATCTCTCTACGATTGGTCTGAAGCTTTGTACACATCAGGACCCGAGGCTCACCGATGCGAAGGAGGCAGTTGCGTTTGCAATTTTGGCGCACGAGACCCTTTGCGGACGCCCTGGCACAATTCCCGCGGCCACTGGCGCCCAGCGGGCCGTAATTTGCGGCGAAATTGCGCCGGGGAGTGAAATGCGGCTTGAAACCCCCTGA
- a CDS encoding FHA domain-containing protein, producing the protein MYRLVIVDDEGKTTVVPLFDDVITIGRKGGSTVILPERNISRLHAKLTRAEGHLRIEDLSSYTGVIVNGKRIHTRAILNPGDRLAMGDYRMVLEREPDLDEPSLPQGHSRTTVPDTPTSGVLPEAFQVAPDIKSHSKRPRKPVGKSRAETLPVSRLPLVVAGGIIGTAVMFGGLMVYNAYRARQRVPAPDTQGIALIESGQAFWEALKDCQYALRSQDYPRATLLGQKALALRPDSEQAQSCMNSAARAHKEQQAFEQGKTMFEEGRIEDAYQHFKDTLAENSAFRSRDEVIQSARQYAALRLSQAQAQARTLPELALRRADEILAMSFVPAHVRNDAQALHDRLSNQSARRAALSVQAIAHKAADPLPKKSPTTVKETEAVPLQAPWPKAPNPPQANGLSAARECLQRGDNACALLALRRAGSSAELALRIATHRQMGNTQAAIRDMQTYIRRYPSEPRAMEYQEFMSLREETPSSGQ; encoded by the coding sequence ATGTATCGACTCGTCATTGTGGATGACGAGGGCAAGACGACGGTGGTTCCTTTGTTTGATGATGTGATCACCATCGGACGCAAGGGGGGAAGTACCGTCATATTGCCTGAGCGGAACATCTCACGCTTACACGCCAAGCTAACCCGCGCCGAAGGGCATCTGCGCATAGAGGACCTGAGCTCTTACACCGGTGTCATCGTCAATGGCAAGCGCATCCATACCCGGGCCATTCTAAACCCGGGGGATCGGCTGGCCATGGGTGACTATCGCATGGTCCTAGAACGGGAGCCGGATTTAGACGAGCCTTCCTTGCCCCAAGGCCACTCCCGAACGACGGTGCCCGATACGCCCACAAGTGGCGTGCTGCCCGAAGCCTTTCAGGTGGCTCCAGACATCAAGTCGCATTCGAAGCGACCACGCAAGCCTGTAGGCAAAAGCCGCGCAGAGACGCTGCCCGTCTCGCGCCTGCCTTTAGTAGTCGCAGGGGGCATCATCGGCACGGCCGTCATGTTTGGCGGGCTCATGGTGTATAATGCCTACCGTGCCAGGCAGCGTGTGCCCGCTCCAGACACCCAAGGCATCGCCCTGATTGAATCAGGGCAGGCGTTTTGGGAGGCGCTTAAGGACTGCCAATATGCCCTCAGGTCCCAGGATTATCCTCGGGCAACGCTGCTTGGACAAAAAGCTTTGGCCCTCAGGCCCGACAGCGAGCAGGCGCAAAGCTGCATGAACTCAGCTGCCCGTGCCCACAAAGAACAGCAGGCGTTTGAGCAAGGCAAGACCATGTTCGAGGAAGGGCGGATTGAAGATGCGTATCAGCATTTCAAAGACACACTTGCCGAAAACAGCGCCTTTCGCAGTCGAGATGAAGTGATTCAAAGCGCGCGGCAGTATGCGGCGCTTAGGCTCAGCCAAGCCCAAGCGCAGGCGCGCACCCTGCCGGAACTTGCGCTCCGAAGAGCGGACGAAATACTGGCAATGTCTTTTGTGCCTGCGCACGTACGAAACGATGCTCAGGCGCTCCACGACAGGCTTAGTAACCAGTCTGCGCGCCGCGCGGCTCTAAGCGTTCAGGCCATTGCACATAAGGCCGCCGACCCTCTGCCGAAAAAGTCTCCGACGACCGTCAAAGAGACAGAAGCCGTGCCGCTGCAGGCGCCTTGGCCTAAAGCACCCAACCCGCCCCAAGCAAATGGACTCAGCGCGGCACGCGAGTGCCTTCAAAGGGGCGATAATGCATGTGCGCTTCTCGCACTTCGGCGTGCGGGCTCGTCTGCCGAGCTGGCTCTGCGCATTGCCACCCATCGACAGATGGGCAATACCCAAGCTGCCATCCGCGATATGCAGACGTATATCCGGCGCTATCCGAGCGAGCCGCGCGCGATGGAGTACCAGGAATTTATGAGCCTCAGGGAGGAAACGCCCTCTTCCGGACAATGA
- a CDS encoding glycoside hydrolase family 15 protein produces the protein MDLFSAARRLSNPFVFQPNDRHTARAIGAHGVIGDGYSCALVAADGAIDWLCFPRFDSPSVFAALLDGEKGGFTSVQPADVGFETLQRYDPDTNVLETLFRVEGQGVFRLTDFMPWTNDPRASIHEVHRRIDCLEGQVRIKIIVDPRFEYGAHTPNLIPYEDGVLAEGPNHEKLVFVVSGNPRWINRAQGGVETELTLRSGTRRWMVFSWGAPRPEHISSYRSFEHLRATRHAWREWARQLRYDGPWRHHVLRSALVLKLMQYAPTGAMIAAPTTSLPEWMGGQRNWDYRYAWTRDSAMAVRAANLMGYLSEARDFFHFIRDVIDSGVGLRVMYAVDGTLVPDERVLSHLKGHRNSRPVRIGNAARDQMQLDTAGELLDSAYLYEQVGGVLTLRAWRNLRDIADGLCKIWEQPDDGIWEPRVGRRHNVHSKLMSWLALHRAESLSQRFSAPEAGARWNEAAKRVREDVMAKGLDASKSRFVNAYGHDDPDAALLLMPIHGFLPPDHPLSRRTVQWIEDTLHAGPYLYRYCNDDGLPPGEGAFVLCGFWLAETMALEGRLDEAQRTFMAHAEASNHLGLMAEEINPTTNELLGNFPQAFSHLGLINAAERIDLALRLRDEGSNALPRFSRATFEPGRSG, from the coding sequence ATGGATCTTTTCAGCGCGGCCCGGCGGCTATCAAATCCGTTTGTCTTTCAGCCCAATGATCGTCATACCGCGCGGGCGATCGGTGCCCACGGCGTTATCGGCGATGGGTATTCGTGCGCCCTTGTCGCGGCAGACGGCGCCATTGACTGGCTGTGTTTTCCACGTTTTGATAGTCCGAGCGTCTTTGCCGCATTGCTCGATGGAGAAAAAGGAGGCTTCACCTCGGTTCAGCCGGCAGATGTAGGGTTTGAAACATTGCAGCGTTACGATCCCGACACCAACGTGCTTGAGACGCTCTTCAGGGTCGAAGGGCAAGGCGTATTTCGTCTCACCGACTTCATGCCGTGGACCAACGATCCCAGGGCATCCATTCACGAGGTTCATCGCCGCATTGATTGCTTGGAAGGGCAAGTCAGAATTAAGATCATTGTGGATCCACGGTTTGAGTACGGGGCACACACGCCCAACCTCATTCCATACGAGGACGGCGTGCTCGCGGAGGGGCCTAACCATGAGAAACTGGTGTTTGTGGTCTCCGGAAACCCTCGGTGGATCAACCGCGCACAAGGCGGGGTCGAAACAGAGTTGACGCTCAGGTCCGGTACCCGACGGTGGATGGTTTTTTCATGGGGCGCTCCCAGGCCCGAGCATATTTCATCGTACCGCTCTTTCGAGCACTTGCGCGCGACACGCCATGCATGGAGAGAATGGGCAAGGCAACTCCGCTACGATGGGCCATGGCGTCACCACGTATTGCGCTCCGCCCTCGTGCTTAAGCTGATGCAATACGCGCCAACGGGTGCGATGATTGCGGCACCCACCACCTCACTTCCCGAATGGATGGGCGGTCAACGAAACTGGGATTACCGCTATGCATGGACGCGGGATTCAGCCATGGCGGTGCGGGCTGCCAACTTAATGGGTTACCTATCTGAAGCGCGGGATTTCTTTCACTTCATTCGAGATGTCATAGATTCGGGGGTGGGTCTGAGGGTCATGTACGCGGTGGATGGAACCCTGGTGCCTGATGAACGGGTGCTAAGCCACCTCAAGGGGCATCGTAATTCCAGGCCCGTCCGCATAGGCAACGCGGCTCGCGATCAGATGCAACTGGATACAGCCGGGGAGCTGCTCGACAGTGCGTATCTCTACGAACAAGTCGGTGGCGTGCTCACGTTGCGAGCGTGGCGCAATTTGCGAGACATTGCTGACGGACTTTGTAAGATTTGGGAGCAGCCTGATGATGGCATATGGGAGCCGCGCGTGGGGCGACGGCACAATGTGCACTCAAAGCTTATGAGCTGGCTTGCTTTGCATAGGGCCGAATCGCTGAGCCAGCGCTTTTCGGCGCCCGAGGCCGGTGCGCGTTGGAACGAAGCCGCCAAGCGCGTTCGCGAAGACGTGATGGCAAAGGGACTAGACGCATCAAAGTCCCGTTTCGTGAACGCCTACGGACATGATGATCCCGACGCGGCCCTGCTGCTGATGCCTATTCATGGTTTTTTGCCGCCCGATCACCCATTGTCACGTCGAACCGTTCAGTGGATTGAGGACACCTTACATGCGGGTCCCTATCTCTATCGATATTGCAACGATGACGGCTTGCCCCCTGGGGAAGGCGCATTTGTTTTGTGTGGATTTTGGCTCGCCGAGACGATGGCGCTCGAGGGTCGCTTGGACGAAGCGCAGCGCACGTTCATGGCACATGCCGAGGCGTCCAATCATCTCGGATTGATGGCCGAAGAAATCAATCCCACCACCAACGAGCTCTTGGGTAACTTTCCTCAAGCCTTCAGCCACTTGGGATTGATCAACGCTGCTGAGCGCATCGATCTTGCCCTGCGTTTGCGCGATGAGGGCTCTAACGCATTGCCCCGCTTCAGTCGTGCCACATTTGAACCCGGCCGCTCGGGCTGA
- a CDS encoding iron-containing redox enzyme family protein, producing the protein MDATTFKEALLEVMEAKQHWAWPAFGQGLVSSELLHVHFEQEYATYVRDFPVLVGRAYVQCPIAEVRRELAENLYEEETGGIVATRPHPELFLEYPKGLGMDLQRFENITLLPAASRYRSYLDEATFHKGWEIAAAVTTLFIEGTPYDRGELDPVAKRRSMPPLEEHPLVRHYGLPIDALALTKAHRQVEGGHRKSAWRMILDHVAAEQRSSIIVAMQDALRYWLLYRDDVAEACGLSRTGKSTLS; encoded by the coding sequence ATGGACGCCACAACCTTTAAAGAAGCCTTACTGGAGGTGATGGAAGCCAAGCAACATTGGGCATGGCCCGCATTTGGCCAAGGACTGGTTTCTTCCGAACTTCTCCATGTCCATTTCGAACAAGAGTACGCGACGTACGTGCGCGACTTTCCCGTGTTGGTGGGACGCGCCTATGTGCAATGCCCCATTGCCGAAGTGCGGCGCGAGCTTGCCGAGAATCTCTACGAGGAAGAGACAGGAGGGATTGTCGCCACGAGGCCCCATCCGGAGCTTTTTCTAGAGTACCCCAAGGGGCTTGGAATGGATCTGCAGCGATTTGAAAACATCACGCTCTTGCCCGCAGCCTCACGATACAGAAGCTACCTTGATGAGGCGACTTTTCATAAGGGCTGGGAGATCGCTGCGGCTGTGACCACATTATTCATCGAGGGGACGCCTTATGACCGAGGAGAACTGGACCCCGTCGCGAAACGGCGATCGATGCCTCCGCTTGAGGAGCACCCACTCGTACGTCATTACGGACTGCCGATAGACGCGTTAGCGCTCACCAAAGCCCATCGTCAGGTCGAGGGCGGGCACCGGAAGAGCGCGTGGCGGATGATCTTGGATCACGTAGCAGCCGAGCAGCGTTCCAGTATTATTGTCGCAATGCAGGACGCCTTGCGTTATTGGTTGCTGTATCGTGATGACGTGGCTGAGGCGTGTGGGCTTTCGCGAACCGGAAAGTCTACGCTTTCCTAA